The stretch of DNA ACTGTTCCTAAATGCCTTATTTATCTTTCAAGAACCATCACACGTTCTCATGTCTCTCTGAACATGGCATCATCAGTCGGCATCATGGCGACCGATGAAGAACGGCATGGCGACTTCGAGAACCAGGACAGAgagctcctcctcgccctcGAATGCACGTCAGCCGGTCAATCGATTTGCCCTTTTCCTCATGACAAGGCAGCAGCCTCGCTCTTGGGCCATGCAATCGGCAGAGGGGGGATCGGTCCAATCCAAGGTAGGATCGAATCATGAGAGGGACTGGTGTGATTGACCGGTGGAAGATGTGGGTTTCTCGCGTCGACAGGGGAATCGGCATCATTCGTGGCCATAACATCGGCGACGGCGACATGCTTAGCCGCGTCTCGCTGGCACTCACCGTTAGTCCAGGCGGCCCGGATGGGGACAGTCACTTGCGAAAGGCGACCTGCGACCTCGCAGATTCCTACTTGATCAAGTCTCGAGATGACGCTGCGTGCAGGAACTGCTGCTTGTTAGACCATCAaaagttcagacttcagagtcaCCACCGCTGCGACATGGCCGAAGCTGATAATTTGCCTGTGGTGTGGATCGGACGGCAGGAACTGTGTGGGCGCACCAGCACCAGTGTCCCCGCCGTTTCTCATTCTTCGCTTGGATATTGCCGCCTCTGCTTTTTTTGTGGTGACCTCTGAAGTCCGGACTGTCTGTTATCACGCACAGCCTGAAAGTAGAATGATAAAAGGGAACCCATGGATCTGCTGATCTGGTGAGATGTGTTGGTGATAtacccaagagcccatcatcacaatacggtttaaaggcccaagtggatattaaTCCAAGTggaattagggttactaatgggcctatgagatagaagcccattagtacgccctatatatatgagggaggggctaggggggcgatgacctgagccgcgccacctccctagccgccgcccctccctctctctcggccgccgcccttgccgtgcgtgcggtgctagcacaccgacgtccggcgtttcatccccgtacgtgtggactccgtggaggcgctactgcgactgctgcgctgatcggctgctgggatcaagtacgaggagctcggttcgtgggacgtgatcgactacttcctctacatcgacgcgcgacttcttccgctgcgctgcgcgtctagtggtaacgatctatgatcttctactcgcaagtatcttgggtttatgcggtagtgatgctagcgtagcctacccgtttccctacagtggtaccagagccatcttgcgtagtttttggtctggatcttttgcatataggtgatatgttgttgtagtagattggatctattacttttgcacggtttgattagatcaattggtcataaggggttaaaactggagcgagttgattgcgcggcatgtgacaaaaaattagtttgtgttctttctctgttatgcatacgacatgtccctaccggctggaatcaccatcgggactaactgtgtgcatagtcagcagattgaaccaacagatcaaggtcatgtgtagatgcagtcttctcaagtgcaaagtttgcacggtcaaggtgattgacctagtgaaaattgaggcattatgaatggctcggatttgaggtgatgcgatcactctgatgagattttcatagggattccatagattttcatagggaccgccgttgctttctcgctgtagcggcttcccaagcgctactttggtagaacacgtcgtacgcctaacttgtttttgcagggtgtgatgtgaatggtatggcctcaatgtcatgtgatgatttgtgcgacctgcgtgtcgcaagttaacacaaccgggttgaggttgcaccattattgtataacgacctgcgtgtcgacttgtgatgtttgaatcctcatgtaattatttcactagctattagatgtagtagcttagtatcgtttcatggaggtttcaatcatgatggcgatgatgatcaacacaagacaggacggatggcaatggaggtcaccttggagccatgacgatggagcccattgtgatgcaagaggccatactattcacaatataatatgattatatgcctgtgatgtttattttcctgtcatactattctttcatgcttttacatatggtggatgctttaatcatgatagaatagcttccctcagaaaagtttgagtttttgatgccttttaccaatagatgcacctataaattttgatcgttgtgtggtaggtttaccaaagtagagtaccctcagctatcacttttgtatagggtggatgtcggacattcacaagcatagtattggtttactcagcaaagctatcaaaacagttttgggctttaaggcatagggttggggccggggcattggatgccacccaacaaacaagagtcgcatagagatgtgattagtaatttgttacttacctgtatcactacttttctagccgtgatgctaaagctcactagaattttagtgattatggatcttgaaccactatatgtcattagagggaagatgactttgatatagtaggttgtcttttgttaaatcagttaatgaaagtctttacataaacttagtgctgaaatcttgctttactttaatgttgtagatcatgtctgccagtaacaattccgctttcaatttgcgttctgttcttgagaaagaaaagttgaatggaacaaactttattgattggtaccgcaacctgagaattgttctcaggcaagagaaaaaggagtatgttcttgagcagccatatcctgatgatctccctgacaatgcaactgctgctgatcgcagagcttatgagaagcactgcaatgactcacttgatgtcagctgtctgatgctcgccaccatgtcccctgatctgcagaagcagtatgagcatgcggatgctcataccatgatcgaggggctgcgtgggatgtttcagaaccaagccaggactgagaggttcaatatctcaaagtccttgtttgcgtgcaagctggcagaaggtagcccagtcagtcctcatgtgatcaaaatgattggttacattgagactttggatagacttggttctgaacttcaccaagacttggctactgatgttattctccagtcgctcccggtgagctatgagccttttatcatgaactttcagatgaatggcttggataaaacattgagtgagttgcatgggatgctaaaaacaacagaggagagcattaagaagaatccgaatcatgtgatgatgattcagaaggggaacaaaaagaggaagcgttggacgcctcctaatcccaaaggtaaaggcaaggaaaagagttccggtggtgagtcttcgggctctaagctaaagccagcacctaaggccaaatctggtcctacttctgaagatgaatgcttccactgtcatgaaaagggatattggtctaggaactgcaagaagtacttggaagaaaagaagaagaagaagggaagtgagacttccacttcaggtataaatgttatagaaataaataatgcattatcttctagtgaatcatgggtatttgatactggatcgatgattcacacttgcaaatcgttgcagggtctaagtgagactagaagatttgcaagaggcgagttggacgttcgggtcggcaatggcgcaaaggttgcggtgttggcggtcggcacctaccacttgtctctaccctccggattagttttggaattaaataattgttattgcattcctgctttgagcaagaacattatttcttcttcatgtttggaagaagttggtgattttaagattgtaattgagaacaaacattgttctatcttttgcaatggtattttttatgctcattgtccattggtgaatggattatatgttcttgatcttgaggataaatctgtctgtaacattaatactaagaggcttagaccaaataatttgaatcccacttttatttggcattgtcgcttaggtcatataaatgagaagcgcattgaacaactccataaagatggattgttaatctcatttgattttgaatcatttgacacatgtgagtcttgtttgcttggaaagatgaccaaagcgcctttcactggtcagagtgagagggcgagtgacttgttgggacttgtacataccgatgtatgtggaccaatgagctcaatagccagaggtggttttcagtacttcattactttcactgatgactttagtagatatggctatatctacttaatgaggcacaagtctgaatcgtttgaaaagttcaaagaatttcataatgaagtacaaaatcaattaggcaagacaattaaatttctgcgatctgatcgtggaggagaatatttgagccttgaatttggtgatcatttgaagcaatgtggaattattccgcagctaactccgcccgaaacgcctcaatggaatggggtatccgaacggaggaaccgaaccttgttggacatggttaggtccatgatgagccaagctgatcttccattgtcattttggggttatgctcttgaaactgctgcgttcacactgaatagggttccaagtaagtctgttgagaagacaccatatgagatatggactgggaagcgtcccggattatcttttctcaaagtttggggatgtgaggcttatgtcaaatgtttgatgtcagataagctcactccaaagtcagacaaatgtttctttgtggggtatcctagggaaaccaaaggatattatttttacaataaggcggaaggtaaagtgtttgtcgctcgcaatggtgttttcttagaaaaggagtttctctcaaaaggatttagtgggagcaaggtgcaacttgaagaaattcaggaaacacccgaaactgtttcagcacccactgaagatccacgggatgtgcaagatattgcacaacccgtagttgaggcaccagccccacgaaggtctataagggcacgtcgcgctactgacaagctcaacctccttattacggaggagcgccatgtattattgatggaaaatgatgagcccttgacctacaaagaagcaatgctgggacccgactccgacaaatggcttgaagccatggaatccgagttaaaatccatgcatgataatcaagtttggaacttggtcgatcagattgacagtgtaagacctgtcgactgtaagtggatttttaagaaaaaattagacatggatggaaatgttcacatctataaggcacgattggtggcgaaaggtttccgacaaattcaaggtgttgactatgaggaaaccttttcgcccgtcgcaatgctaaagtctgttcggattctcctagcaattgccgcatattatgactatgagatatggcaaatggatgtcaaaaccgcttttcttaatggacatctaagtgaggatgtgtatatgacacagcctgaaggttttgtcgatcctaaaaatgctgggaaaatatgtaagcttcagaggtccatctatggattgaagcaagcatctcggagttgga from Panicum virgatum strain AP13 chromosome 9K, P.virgatum_v5, whole genome shotgun sequence encodes:
- the LOC120648770 gene encoding uncharacterized protein LOC120648770, coding for MSASNNSAFNLRSVLEKEKLNGTNFIDWYRNLRIVLRQEKKEYVLEQPYPDDLPDNATAADRRAYEKHCNDSLDVSCLMLATMSPDLQKQYEHADAHTMIEGLRGMFQNQARTERFNISKSLFACKLAEGSPVSPHVIKMIGYIETLDRLGSELHQDLATDVILQSLPVSYEPFIMNFQMNGLDKTLSELHGMLKTTEESIKKNPNHVMMIQKGNKKRKRWTPPNPKGKGKEKSSGGESSGSKLKPAPKAKSGPTSEDECFHCHEKGYWSRNCKKYLEEKKKKKGSETSTSGSK